A genomic region of Fundulus heteroclitus isolate FHET01 chromosome 24, MU-UCD_Fhet_4.1, whole genome shotgun sequence contains the following coding sequences:
- the LOC118557817 gene encoding polypeptide N-acetylgalactosaminyltransferase 10-like has translation MRIPKVRILRTKKREGLIRTRLLGATAAKGEVITFLDSHCEANVNWLPPLLDRIAQNRKTIVCPMIDVIDHDHFGYDTQAGDAMRGAFDWEMYYKRIPIPPEMKRNDPTEPFESPVMAGGLFAVDRKWFWELGGYDTGLEIWGGEQYEISFKVWMCGGRMEDIPCSRVGHIYRKYVPYKIPGGISLAKNLKRVAEVWMDEYAEYVYQHRPEYRHLSAGDMTAQKELRSRLSCKNFRWFMSEVAWDLPRHYPPVEPPAAAWGEIRNVGSGMCMEIKHFVSGSPIRLESCVKSRGEVSWSHGQVLTFGWREDIRVGEPNHTRKVCFDAVSHNSPVTLYDCHGMKGNQLWRYRKDKSLYHPVSNSCIDSSTSERRVFMNTCDPTSLSQQWLFERTNATVLEHFNRGSD, from the exons ATGAGAATCCCCAAGGTTCGCATCCTGAGGACTAAAAAGAGGGAGGGTCTGATCAGGACTCGGCTGCTGGGAGCCACCGCCGCTAAAGGGGAGGTCATCACCTTCCTGGACTCTCACTGCGAAGCCAACGTCAACTGGCTGCCCCCTCTGTTGG ACCGAATTGCCCAGAACCGGAAGACCATTGTCTGTCCCATGATAGATGTCATCGATCACGACCACTTCGGGTACGACACACAGGCGGGAGACGCCATGCGAGGGGCCTTTGATTGGGAAATGTACTACAAACGGATCCCCATCCCTCCTGAGATGAAGAGGAATGACCCTACTGAGCCGTTTGA ATCTCCAGTGATGGCAGGCGGATTGTTTGCTGTGGACAGGAAGTGGTTCTGGGAACTGGGAGGATACGACACGGGGCTGGAAATATGGGGAGGAGAACAGTATGAGATCTCATTCAAG GTGTGGATGTGCGGTGGCCGGATGGAGGACATCCCGTGCTCCAGGGTGGGGCATATCTACAGAAAATACGTCCCCTACAAGATTCCCGGCGGGATCAGCTTGGCAAAG AACCTCAAACGCGTGGCAGAGGTATGGATGGACGAGTATGCGGAATATGTCTACCAGCATCGGCCCGAGTACCGCCACCTTTCGGCAGGCGACATGACGGCACAGAAGGAGCTGCGGAGCCGACTGAGCTGCAAGAACTTTCGGTGGTTCATGAGCGAGGTGGCCTGGGATCTGCCGAGACATTACCCACCAGTGGAGCCCCCTGCTGCTGCATGGGGGGAG ATAAGAAATGTGGGCAGCGGGATGTGTATGGAGATCAAACATTTTGTCTCTGGGAGCCCCATCCGCCTGGAGAGCTGTGTGAAAAGCAGAGGAGAAGTCAGCTGGAGCCACGGACAG GTGTTGACGTTTGGTTGGAGGGAAGATATCCGTGTGGGTGAACCCAATCACACGAGGAAGGTCTGCTTTGATGCCGTCTCGCACAACAGCCCCGTTACTCTCTATGACTGCCATGGCATGAAGGGGAATCAGCTTTGGCGATACAGAAAG GATAAGAGTCTATACCATCCAGTCAGTAACAGCTGCATCGACAGCAGTACCAGCGAGCGTCGAGTCTTCATGAACACGTGCGACCCCACCTCTCTGAGCCAGCAGTGGCTGTTTGAGCGAACCAATGCCACCGTGCTGGAGCACTTCAACCGGGGCAGCGACTGA